One region of Oxalobacteraceae bacterium OTU3CAMAD1 genomic DNA includes:
- a CDS encoding DUF1345 domain-containing protein, producing the protein MTLLSKFLPKIAHSRPHLTLAIVIGAVVLPLLPGHWRWLSRVLTAWDVVVWVYLTTMGWMMLRADQHDIKRAACRQDEKGPVILATLSIAVMISLAAIVSQLTTLKDAPHADLAMHYGFVVLTLTGSWFMVGVMFCSHYAHLYYTHPGGEPALGFPDRHLKPNYWDFLYFSFTISVAVQTSDVTVRCRRMRKVVLGQSVLCFFYNLAILGLSINIAASLING; encoded by the coding sequence ATGACGCTCCTGTCGAAATTCCTGCCCAAGATAGCGCACAGCCGCCCCCACCTGACCCTAGCCATCGTGATCGGGGCCGTGGTGCTGCCCTTGCTGCCAGGCCATTGGCGCTGGCTCAGCCGCGTGCTGACGGCGTGGGACGTGGTCGTCTGGGTCTACCTCACGACGATGGGATGGATGATGCTGCGCGCCGACCAGCACGACATCAAACGCGCCGCCTGCCGCCAGGATGAGAAGGGACCGGTGATCCTGGCGACCTTGTCGATTGCCGTGATGATCAGCCTGGCCGCCATCGTCTCGCAGCTGACCACGCTCAAGGACGCGCCGCATGCCGACCTGGCGATGCACTACGGCTTCGTGGTGCTGACCTTGACGGGCTCCTGGTTCATGGTGGGCGTGATGTTCTGCTCGCACTATGCGCACCTGTATTACACCCATCCCGGCGGCGAGCCGGCGCTGGGCTTCCCGGACCGCCACCTGAAACCGAACTATTGGGATTTCCTATACTTCTCGTTCACGATCTCGGTGGCGGTGCAGACCTCGGACGTGACCGTGCGCTGCCGGCGCATGCGCAAGGTGGTGCTGGGCCAGTCGGTGCTGTGCTTCTTCTACAACCTGGCGATTCTCGGTCTTTCCATCAATATTGCAGCGTCTCTCATCAACGGTTAG
- a CDS encoding HPF/RaiA family ribosome-associated protein, translating to MQININSDKTIDRNAGLDEHVQSVVNNALHRFGEQITSVEVHLSDNVGQKSVDGDNRVLMEARVTGYKPIAVSDHAATLHQSIGGAADKLKRALDSALGRLHDKDKRHAADPVVATADTDEDEQ from the coding sequence ATGCAGATCAATATTAATTCCGACAAAACCATCGATCGCAACGCGGGTCTGGACGAGCATGTGCAATCAGTCGTGAACAACGCGCTTCATCGCTTTGGTGAGCAGATCACCAGTGTGGAAGTGCACCTGAGCGACAACGTGGGTCAAAAATCAGTGGATGGCGACAACCGCGTCCTGATGGAAGCACGGGTTACCGGATACAAGCCGATCGCCGTGAGCGATCACGCAGCCACCTTGCACCAATCGATCGGCGGCGCCGCCGACAAGCTCAAACGCGCGCTCGACAGCGCCCTGGGCCGCCTGCACGACAAGGACAAGCGCCACGCGGCCGATCCTGTGGTCGCCACGGCCGATACGGACGAAGACGAGCAATAA
- a CDS encoding helical backbone metal receptor, giving the protein MTYIDALGTEHPADPNARIVSLVPSITELLCDLGLAGQLVGRTGFCIHPADVVQTIPKVGGTKDVNVEKIRKLAPTHLVVNIDENEKPTVEELAEFIPNIVVTHPVRPRDNLALARLMGGVFGREEVAERWCAAFEAEYALLQAAPKGPAQTMLYCIWQDPWMTISRDTYIARMLEEIGWSVPDLGEVRYPQFAWSPELVAGIDGVLLSSEPYRFTEAHAFALEKQLGKPVLLVDGEMMSWYGSRSVQGLRYLRALASGS; this is encoded by the coding sequence ATGACCTATATCGATGCGCTTGGCACTGAGCACCCGGCGGACCCGAACGCGCGCATCGTCTCGCTGGTGCCGTCGATTACAGAGTTGTTGTGCGATCTCGGGCTGGCCGGGCAACTGGTGGGACGTACCGGTTTTTGCATCCATCCCGCCGACGTCGTGCAGACCATTCCCAAGGTGGGCGGCACCAAGGATGTCAACGTTGAAAAGATTCGCAAGCTGGCGCCGACGCATCTTGTGGTCAATATCGACGAGAACGAAAAGCCGACCGTCGAGGAACTGGCCGAGTTCATTCCCAATATCGTCGTCACGCATCCGGTGCGGCCGCGCGACAACCTGGCGCTGGCGCGCTTGATGGGCGGGGTGTTCGGCAGGGAGGAGGTTGCGGAGCGCTGGTGCGCGGCGTTCGAGGCGGAGTATGCGTTGTTGCAGGCGGCGCCGAAAGGGCCGGCGCAGACGATGTTGTACTGTATCTGGCAGGACCCTTGGATGACGATTTCGCGCGATACGTATATCGCGCGCATGCTGGAAGAGATCGGCTGGAGCGTGCCGGACCTGGGCGAGGTGCGGTATCCGCAATTCGCATGGTCTCCGGAGTTGGTGGCCGGCATCGACGGTGTGCTGCTGTCGAGCGAACCGTATCGATTCACTGAAGCTCATGCGTTTGCGCTGGAAAAGCAGCTGGGCAAGCCGGTGCTGCTGGTCGATGGAGAGATGATGTCGTGGTATGGCAGCCGGTCGGTGCAGGGGCTGCGGTATTTGCGCGCGCTCGCTAGCGGCTCGTGA
- a CDS encoding GGDEF domain-containing protein, giving the protein MKQISTFGTSTHQIGDLQLLRNANDDAAIAKLLAHCPIMRLDADEAVTDSSKARLYIVLRGALSVATDTRTGMADGTVSKILPGESVGEQSVLDEEANLSSITALEESDVLVIEAEIVWQLIDESNVLARNLLRLLSFRIRAANAQLRRRQKLGEFYRQLSMIDGLTGLYNRAWLNDLLPTMITTAHGSNSPLALIMIDLDHFKRFNDSHGHLAGDQALRSAAQVLSGALRPTDFAVRYGGEEMMVLLPDTQRKVALAVAERLCERMQQAVVFSDMRAPLPHITASFGVAILQPQQNEQDLIAAADAALYRAKELGRNQVVQEELA; this is encoded by the coding sequence TTGAAACAGATCAGCACCTTCGGCACCTCCACCCACCAGATCGGCGACTTGCAGCTGCTGCGCAATGCGAATGATGACGCCGCCATCGCCAAACTGCTGGCGCACTGCCCCATCATGCGGCTGGACGCGGACGAAGCGGTCACAGACTCGAGCAAGGCGCGGCTGTATATCGTGCTGCGCGGCGCGCTGTCGGTGGCCACCGACACCCGCACCGGCATGGCCGACGGCACCGTCAGCAAGATCCTGCCCGGCGAAAGCGTCGGCGAGCAATCGGTGCTCGACGAGGAAGCCAATCTGTCGAGCATCACCGCGCTGGAGGAAAGCGACGTGCTGGTGATCGAGGCGGAGATCGTCTGGCAATTGATCGACGAATCGAACGTGCTGGCGCGCAATCTGCTGCGCCTGTTGTCGTTCCGCATACGCGCCGCCAACGCGCAGTTGCGCCGGCGCCAGAAACTGGGCGAGTTCTATCGTCAGTTGTCGATGATCGACGGCCTTACGGGCCTGTACAACCGCGCCTGGCTCAACGACCTGCTGCCGACAATGATCACCACCGCGCACGGCTCGAATTCGCCGCTGGCGCTGATCATGATCGATCTGGATCACTTTAAACGTTTCAATGACAGCCACGGCCACCTGGCCGGCGACCAGGCCTTGCGCTCGGCCGCGCAGGTGCTGAGCGGCGCGTTGCGCCCGACCGATTTCGCCGTGCGTTACGGCGGCGAGGAAATGATGGTGCTGCTGCCGGACACGCAGCGCAAGGTGGCGCTGGCGGTGGCCGAGCGCTTGTGCGAGCGGATGCAGCAAGCGGTGGTGTTCAGCGACATGCGCGCGCCGCTGCCGCACATCACCGCCTCGTTCGGCGTCGCGATATTGCAGCCTCAACAGAACGAACAAGACCTGATCGCCGCCGCCGACGCCGCGCTCT